Proteins encoded together in one Anaerolineae bacterium window:
- a CDS encoding segregation/condensation protein A, which produces MSDELYKVQLDGIFEGPMDLLIYLIKKNEVDIYDIPISLITDQYLKYLEWMKSMSIDFAGDFLVMAATLTHIKSKMLLPVHENEDPEDDPRLEIAKPLLEYLQAKSAAEHLSERSILGEDTFARTIDKEDYSKADEDEIINVGLFELIDAFKKILENISDEQRMDLTADRISVKDKIAQIVDLLEKQKSMTFGELFSSDADKGEIILTFLAILEMVKLSLVRIVQHVHTGIIRLFYL; this is translated from the coding sequence ATGTCTGACGAACTCTATAAGGTGCAACTTGATGGTATTTTTGAAGGTCCGATGGACCTTTTAATTTACCTTATAAAAAAAAACGAGGTGGATATTTATGATATTCCAATATCCTTAATAACCGACCAGTATCTGAAATACCTGGAATGGATGAAGTCGATGAGCATAGATTTTGCCGGAGACTTTCTTGTCATGGCAGCCACTTTGACCCATATAAAGTCGAAGATGCTTTTGCCTGTTCATGAAAATGAAGACCCCGAGGATGATCCCCGCCTGGAGATCGCAAAACCCCTGCTGGAATACCTGCAGGCAAAGTCGGCTGCCGAACATTTAAGCGAAAGAAGCATTTTAGGTGAAGATACTTTTGCCAGAACTATTGATAAAGAGGATTATTCAAAAGCCGATGAAGATGAAATCATTAATGTCGGCCTGTTTGAACTTATCGATGCATTTAAAAAAATACTTGAAAATATTTCCGATGAGCAGAGGATGGATCTGACCGCAGACAGAATCTCCGTAAAAGACAAAATCGCTCAGATAGTGGATTTACTTGAAAAGCAAAAATCAATGACCTTTGGCGAGCTGTTTTCTTCAGATGCCGACAAAGGTGAGATTATATTGACCTTTCTTGCAATCCTCGAAATGGTTAAGCTCAGCCTTGTTCGTATTGTTCAGCATGTTCATACAGGCATTATCAGGCTTTTTTATTTATGA
- a CDS encoding radical SAM protein, with protein sequence MSLKVLLITPPYHCGVLESAGSWLPTAFVYLAGSLRQAGYDVEIYDAMSKFHTYEDIRAHLTEVQPDVIATGAITATIYDCLDVLKLAKELNPEALTILGNVHPTFCWEEILEEHHDIVDYIVRREGEQTLVALLDGVTKGDDPAGIQGIAFWGNGKAVVTPDRPFIEDLDSLPAAWDLIQWDEYTYHTKPGSTLAVVSSSRGCMQNCSFCSQRLFWKQSWRPRSPENFVAELEYLNREFGVDVAMISDETPTVDRQRWERILDLLIEKKLGLDLLMETRVNDILRDKDILGKYRKAGIVHIYVGVEATSQKTLDQFKKGTRVEESKKAIELINAMDIVSETSFVIGMPDDTVESIAKTVELAKYYDPDMAFFLPISPWPYADLYSTLKPHIEVFDYSKYNLVEPVVKPINMTLHELRQAIGRSSMDFFTDKLSRLDKMSPYKRKFMIAVIDIIANNSYLAEMMSSLGENADGMPLDIKKYLTGLR encoded by the coding sequence ATGTCCTTGAAAGTACTATTAATAACACCACCTTATCACTGCGGCGTGCTGGAGTCTGCAGGCTCTTGGCTCCCCACGGCTTTTGTTTACCTGGCCGGAAGTTTGAGACAGGCAGGATACGACGTAGAAATCTACGATGCCATGTCAAAATTTCATACTTATGAAGACATAAGGGCTCATTTAACAGAAGTGCAGCCGGACGTAATCGCTACCGGTGCTATCACAGCTACTATCTATGATTGTCTTGACGTATTAAAACTGGCAAAGGAGCTTAATCCGGAAGCATTGACTATCCTGGGAAATGTCCACCCTACATTTTGCTGGGAGGAAATCTTAGAAGAGCATCACGATATTGTTGATTATATTGTTCGGCGTGAGGGAGAGCAAACCCTGGTGGCCCTGCTTGACGGAGTCACAAAGGGTGACGATCCTGCTGGAATTCAAGGGATTGCCTTTTGGGGTAATGGAAAGGCCGTGGTTACACCTGACCGGCCCTTTATAGAGGATCTGGACTCCTTGCCTGCAGCATGGGACTTGATTCAGTGGGACGAGTACACATATCATACCAAGCCGGGTTCCACCCTGGCGGTTGTAAGTTCATCCCGAGGCTGCATGCAAAATTGCAGTTTTTGCTCCCAGCGTCTCTTCTGGAAGCAAAGTTGGCGCCCCCGCAGCCCCGAGAACTTTGTGGCAGAATTAGAATACCTGAACCGTGAGTTTGGGGTGGATGTGGCCATGATCAGCGATGAGACGCCGACTGTTGACCGCCAACGTTGGGAACGTATTCTCGATCTGCTTATTGAGAAAAAACTCGGCCTCGATTTGCTGATGGAAACACGCGTGAATGACATCCTTCGTGATAAGGATATCCTGGGCAAATACCGCAAGGCAGGGATTGTTCACATCTATGTCGGGGTGGAGGCAACCTCTCAAAAAACTCTGGACCAGTTTAAGAAGGGAACCAGAGTGGAAGAATCAAAAAAGGCGATTGAGTTAATCAACGCTATGGACATAGTATCCGAGACCTCTTTTGTCATAGGGATGCCTGACGATACCGTGGAATCGATTGCCAAAACAGTGGAACTTGCCAAATACTACGATCCTGACATGGCCTTTTTCCTGCCTATTTCGCCCTGGCCTTATGCCGATCTTTATTCAACGCTCAAACCGCACATCGAGGTGTTTGATTACTCAAAGTACAACCTGGTGGAACCGGTGGTCAAACCGATCAACATGACACTTCATGAATTAAGGCAGGCCATAGGTCGGTCATCAATGGACTTTTTCACGGACAAACTTTCAAGACTTGATAAAATGAGTCCGTACAAGCGTAAGTTCATGATTGCCGTCATCGACATTATCGCCAACAATTCTTATCTTGCCGAAATGATGAGTTCTTTGGGTGAAAATGCCGATGGTATGCCGCTTGATATCAAAAAATATCTTACTGGCCTTAGGTAA
- the scpB gene encoding SMC-Scp complex subunit ScpB, with product MMENIKNIIEALLFVSGSSLTIDRIKSVLALNDTKEIRDALSALADEYEARKGGFYLHEVAGGYQIRTRPEYTKWIKLLIKTRPVRISKPALETLAIIAYKQPVIRSDIENIRGVDCGGILRMLLERKLIRILGRKEIPGRPLIYATTRQFLEIFDLKDIKELPTTEEIEKLGPENIITRQTVAEIVDSRIVKEGDL from the coding sequence ATGATGGAAAATATTAAAAACATTATCGAAGCCCTGCTTTTTGTTTCCGGTTCTTCGCTGACAATAGACCGGATTAAGAGTGTGCTTGCCTTAAATGATACAAAGGAGATAAGGGATGCTCTTTCGGCTCTTGCAGATGAATATGAAGCCCGCAAAGGCGGATTTTATCTGCATGAAGTTGCGGGTGGCTATCAAATTCGCACAAGACCCGAATATACAAAATGGATCAAACTCTTAATCAAAACAAGACCGGTTCGCATAAGCAAGCCCGCCCTGGAAACACTCGCAATCATTGCCTATAAACAGCCGGTTATAAGAAGTGATATTGAAAATATAAGAGGGGTTGATTGTGGGGGAATTCTTCGCATGCTTCTTGAACGCAAGCTCATACGGATTCTGGGACGCAAGGAAATCCCAGGCCGCCCTTTGATTTATGCAACCACCAGGCAATTTCTGGAAATATTTGATTTAAAGGATATTAAAGAGCTTCCCACTACGGAAGAGATAGAAAAGCTTGGGCCAGAAAATATCATCACGCGACAGACAGTAGCGGAAATCGTTGATTCCAGGATTGTCAAAGAGGGAGACCTTTAA
- a CDS encoding cytochrome C yields MGALKRKRGIVLFSSLRTMRSTVVLVSIFAAGVLIFAFGCKQQTGILPSPAASKQIKVAGKATTPEMTNAQCVLCHPQQPQTIDAGGGKHKTDVGCLDCHVEHPPLGTKAVPECIMCHSEKPHYELENCSSCHSDAHAPLELTLEGEITGPCLTCHQKVGDQLKEHPSVHTGMACNECHATTHKKIPSCMECHEKHTDSMDLKACVSCHPVHMPLVVTYADDTPSDYCGACHKEALSLLEANTTKHHDLACVYCHKNKHKTVPPCFACHGAPHSDSMLKKFPNCGDCHGIAHNLKG; encoded by the coding sequence ATGGGTGCATTGAAGAGAAAAAGAGGTATTGTATTATTCAGCAGCCTGAGAACGATGAGGTCGACCGTTGTGCTCGTCAGTATTTTTGCAGCAGGCGTTTTGATTTTTGCTTTTGGTTGTAAACAACAAACCGGCATTCTGCCCTCACCAGCGGCCTCCAAACAGATTAAGGTTGCTGGGAAAGCCACCACACCGGAAATGACCAATGCCCAATGTGTTTTGTGCCACCCGCAACAGCCACAAACTATAGATGCCGGCGGCGGCAAACACAAAACCGATGTTGGATGCCTGGACTGCCACGTAGAGCATCCGCCCCTGGGCACAAAGGCCGTACCTGAATGCATTATGTGTCACAGCGAAAAGCCCCATTATGAACTCGAGAATTGCTCAAGCTGCCATTCAGACGCCCATGCTCCTCTTGAATTAACTTTGGAGGGCGAAATTACCGGACCATGCTTGACGTGTCACCAGAAAGTGGGAGATCAGCTCAAAGAACACCCGAGCGTCCACACAGGAATGGCCTGTAACGAGTGCCACGCAACAACCCACAAAAAGATCCCGAGTTGCATGGAATGCCACGAAAAGCACACCGATAGCATGGACCTTAAGGCATGCGTGAGCTGCCATCCTGTCCATATGCCTCTTGTTGTCACTTACGCTGACGATACCCCCTCGGATTACTGCGGGGCGTGTCATAAAGAAGCTTTAAGCCTGCTTGAGGCAAACACGACTAAACACCATGACCTGGCCTGTGTTTATTGTCACAAAAATAAACATAAAACAGTTCCTCCGTGCTTTGCATGCCACGGCGCACCCCATTCTGATAGCATGCTGAAGAAATTTCCTAACTGTGGTGACTGTCATGGCATAGCGCATAATTTGAAAGGGTAG
- a CDS encoding cytochrome C, with amino-acid sequence MTISSSREKAVAFVVGIMVLLGAGMFCPAAAKEAASPAQETEKTASPYDIEVKPFTTAECGQCHISIFNTIKKQGTKHQINCVRCHTEYHVYNPQKQNYNQIMPKCDSCHVSTSGGPFHGENKKLTPCLACHVDPHKPIAIPMSAVETSCALCHAKEGLEINKYPSKHTSAVACADCHAEKHGYIPECSACHESHSPEVEMASADCMVCHPVHKPAQITYDKETMSLICSGCHGEAYKLLQKETKHTTVKCAECHPAHKDIPSCSKCHGKPHPEGMMIDTTKCGSCHGIAHDLLM; translated from the coding sequence ATGACTATTTCAAGTTCGAGAGAGAAGGCTGTGGCGTTTGTTGTTGGAATAATGGTTTTATTGGGAGCTGGAATGTTCTGCCCTGCAGCGGCAAAAGAAGCTGCCTCTCCGGCCCAGGAAACTGAAAAGACGGCCTCACCTTATGATATAGAGGTGAAGCCTTTTACAACAGCGGAGTGCGGACAGTGTCATATTTCTATCTTTAACACTATCAAAAAACAGGGGACCAAGCACCAGATCAATTGTGTCCGTTGCCATACTGAGTACCATGTTTATAATCCTCAAAAACAAAACTATAATCAGATCATGCCTAAATGCGATTCATGCCACGTGAGCACAAGTGGTGGCCCGTTCCACGGGGAAAACAAAAAACTCACTCCGTGTCTGGCCTGCCATGTTGATCCGCACAAACCAATAGCAATTCCTATGTCGGCAGTCGAAACTTCATGCGCCCTTTGCCACGCCAAAGAGGGTCTTGAAATAAACAAATACCCAAGCAAACACACCAGTGCTGTAGCCTGTGCTGACTGCCATGCGGAAAAACATGGCTACATTCCTGAGTGCAGCGCATGCCATGAATCCCACAGCCCTGAAGTTGAGATGGCCTCAGCAGACTGCATGGTCTGCCACCCGGTGCATAAGCCGGCACAGATAACCTATGACAAGGAGACAATGTCCCTCATCTGCTCGGGCTGCCATGGCGAGGCTTACAAGCTGCTTCAGAAAGAGACCAAGCATACAACGGTTAAGTGTGCTGAATGCCATCCGGCCCATAAAGATATCCCCTCATGCAGCAAATGCCACGGGAAGCCCCATCCTGAGGGTATGATGATTGACACGACAAAATGCGGTAGCTGCCATGGTATTGCACACGACCTGCTAATGTAG
- the trpS gene encoding tryptophan--tRNA ligase, producing the protein MNRKKRILSGMRPTGPLHLGNLHGALANWVEMQNQYECFFFIADWHALTSDYEDTSLISEYVRNMMIDWLSVGLSPDKSTFFVQSHIKEHAELFLILSMITPVPWLERNPTYKEQIAQISNKDLSTLGFLGYPVLQAADIIMYKADGVPVGIDQVPHVEITREIARRFNHFYEKVFPEPKAILTKTPKILGADRRKMSKSYNNAIYLSDKPDIIASKVAGMITDPQRARKTDAGNPDVCNVFDFHKLYSDSEAVNKINNECLSAQIGCVECKKIMAQNLIKALEPIRDKRGYYEERTKLVDEIIAGGCDKARNIARQTMKEVRSAMKMD; encoded by the coding sequence AGGAAAAAACGGATTTTAAGCGGAATGCGTCCGACAGGGCCGCTTCATCTCGGCAATCTGCACGGCGCTCTTGCAAACTGGGTCGAAATGCAAAACCAATATGAATGCTTTTTCTTTATTGCGGACTGGCATGCCTTAACCAGCGATTATGAAGATACGAGTTTAATTTCAGAATATGTCCGAAATATGATGATAGACTGGCTGAGCGTCGGCCTTTCACCTGACAAAAGCACATTCTTTGTTCAATCACATATTAAGGAACATGCTGAACTGTTTCTTATACTTTCAATGATAACTCCTGTTCCGTGGCTTGAACGGAATCCAACCTACAAGGAACAGATTGCCCAGATTAGCAACAAGGATCTTTCCACGCTCGGTTTTTTAGGCTACCCTGTTCTCCAGGCTGCGGATATCATTATGTACAAGGCTGACGGTGTGCCTGTGGGGATTGACCAAGTTCCGCATGTAGAAATTACACGTGAGATTGCCCGGCGATTCAACCACTTCTATGAAAAAGTATTTCCCGAGCCAAAAGCAATTTTAACCAAAACACCTAAAATACTTGGCGCGGATCGCCGCAAAATGAGCAAAAGTTACAATAATGCCATATACTTATCAGACAAGCCGGATATTATAGCTTCCAAGGTCGCCGGTATGATAACAGATCCTCAACGGGCCAGAAAAACCGATGCCGGCAATCCCGATGTATGCAATGTTTTTGACTTTCATAAACTATATTCCGACAGCGAAGCTGTAAATAAAATAAATAATGAATGCCTCTCAGCACAAATAGGGTGTGTTGAATGCAAAAAGATAATGGCTCAAAATCTCATAAAGGCTCTTGAACCTATTAGAGATAAAAGAGGATACTATGAAGAACGCACTAAACTCGTTGACGAGATTATAGCCGGCGGATGCGACAAGGCAAGAAATATAGCGCGGCAGACCATGAAAGAGGTCAGGTCTGCGATGAAAATGGATTAA